CTGAACAACAATTACATAACCTGCATCAACAGTCAATCCGCTAAACAATACCAAGCCATCACATATCGACTTTACAGGTGCTTTATCAGCAGTTTCGATTACCTGAAACGGTTTATTGGCCAATAAGTCATATTTTATCGCAATTTCACCTTGAACAGGCGCTGTTAAATCTAAATCAGCAAGTGAACGTTTATTTTTAGCAACTGAATACTTTTTTTCTTCTTCCTCAAATTGATTACGAAGCTCTTCCACTTCAGCGGGGTATTTTTTATCCAAATCCACAATCGATTTAGACAAGTGAGTAACAGAATCAGCAACGCGATTGTCCACTTTTCCATTAATCACATTCTTAATATTACTCAAATAAACCTCGTTGGCTCTAAATAAATGTTCCAATGAATCAGCCCTAATAGCTGCTTCTGTAACGTTTTTCTTTAAAGAAACATCTGCATACCCCGGTATGTATTCTTTTAAAGGTGTAAATACAACCAATAAGGTTGACAGAATGATAAGCAGAATAGCGCTTAAACCAACTGCCACAAAGACATTTAAGAGGTTTAGTGTTAAAGAGATTTGCTCTTCAAAAGTATCATCATTAAGAACAACCAGTTTATACTTGATTTTTAATTGTTCAAGCAGTTTTCTTCTTTTTTGCATGATTTTGGTTTGGTGGTTAGCAAAGTTATATTTTCTATTCAAATTAATTTTATAAAAGGAGCGTAAAACCCATCAGTCTTTAGCCGATGGGATGTAAGCGACAAACGCTAACCTTGTGAAAGGATGTACTGACGAACTGTTTCAGGAGAAGCCTCACCGATAGAGCAAACAAAATATCCATCGCTCCAAAAGGTGTGTTCTTTCCAAAAGTTCTTTGACAATATGTTTTTGTTCTTTTGCCAAATTGCAAGGGTGCTTTTCTGCTTCAATTTACGAACAATGGAAGTAACCGAAAGAGGTGGAATGTAGCGAATAAGGAAATTATGGTCTATGTCAGATTCAAATACTTCAAGTTCAAAATCAGATGTAGAAGTAATTGAAAGCAAGATAGACTTCATGTCATTATCCCAATCACCTACAAGCAGCTTTTTACGGTATTTGCAAACAAAAATGAGATGGCATTTAAGATAACGCTTTGAACGATTTGTGGAAACGTGATTACTTTTTTAGACATGGTAGCGAAGTTTTGGTGAAACAATCTTTTACCCTTATCGGTTTGTTTTACAAAAAACGTAGCGGATTTTGTAAAAAAAGTATATCATTACACCGAAAATGAAAACAATACATAAGACCTATCGTTTTGCGTTGTTACCGACAAAGGAACAGGAAGTTCTTTTGAATAAGCATTTTGGGTGTGTCCGCTTTGTATTCAATCATTTTTTTAATGAACGAATTGAACAATATAAGGAACGTAAAAAATCCGACAATTACCATAAACAAGCAGGCTCATTGACATTGCTAAAGAAGCAAGAAGAAACGGAGTGGTTAAAAGCGGTCAATAGCCAAACCTTGCAAACTGCATTACGAAGTTTAGATACCGCCTTTGTAAACTTTTTCAGGGGCAATGCTAAATTTCCACGCTTTAAAAGCAAACGCAAAAAGAATAGTTTCACTGTTCCGCAATTTGTTGAGGTTGAACATGGCAAATTGGTTTTCCCTAAATTCAAAGAGGGTATCCAAATAATTGAACACAGGGAATTAAGAGGCCAAGTGAAACATTGCACAGTTTCAAAAACACCGACAGGTAACTATTTTGCTTCTATTCTTTGTGAAGTGCAGCATACGCAAATTCAACCAACGAAAAAACAAGTTGGTATTGACTTAGGAATTAAAGATGTTGCGGTTACTTCCGATGGTACAAGGTTTAAAAATAACTATCATTTAAAAAGATATGAAAGGCAATTAGCAAAAGCACAAAAACATCTTTCAAGAAAGGTAAAAGGTTCAAACAGTCGAAACAGGCAAAGACTAAAAGTAGCTGCAATACATGAAAAGATTGCAAATGCAAGACTTGACTTGTTGCATAAAGTATCTACACAGATAACCAATGAGTACGATATTATATGTTTGGAAGATTTGAACGTAAAGGGAATGATGACAAACCATAAACTTGCAAAGCATATAGCTGATGCAAGTTGGGGAACATTCGTCAAGCTTTTAGCATATAAAGCAAGCTGGAATGATAAGCGAATCGTTAAAATCAATCGCTTCTATCCATCGTCAAAGACTTGCAACGAATGTGGATATATCCATCAGGACTTAACTCTTTCTGAAAGAATATGGACTTGTCCAAATGGGCATACTTTAGACAGGGACATAAATGCAAGTAAAAATATCCTTGAAGAAGGATTAAGAATAATCGGGGCGGAACTCTCCGATAACACGGGCAGAGCCTTAAATAAGACTTCTGAAAAGAAGCACAAGGCGTTGAAGTCCGAAGCTCATTTGTCTTTAGCAAATGGGTAGTTCACATCATTCATATACTTAATTGCAATCATTTATATTTGTCAATATCAAAAGGTACAAACCATTGCAAAAGCCGTTCAGAACCAATCTATTTGGAGCATTATGCTGCATCATGTTATTAGCAGCCGGAGCCTGTAAAATGAGAGATCCTTTGGGCAACCGTATAGGGGTTGTGAAAGGCACCTATCATAATACAACAGCTAAGTTTAATGCCTATTTTAATGCCAAAGAAATTTTCAGGAAAGATGTAACCAATTTTGAGAACAGTTATTCGTTTTCGTATTCTAACATTTTGCCTTTATTAAAGCTTCCTGATGAAAGTGCAGCAGCTTCAATGGCAACCAATATGGATCAAGTGATCGAAAAATGCTCAAAGGTAATTGCCAATCACAAAGCTAGTAAGTGGACTGATGACGCATACCTAATGGTTGGAAAGTCTTATTTCTACAAAGGCGATTTTTTTAATGCAGCACAAACCTTTCAATATATCTACAACACCTTCCCAAACAGGGATTTAAAGGTTGAAGCACTGGCGTGGGTTGGTTTATCAAAAATGCAAGACAAGCTTACTGCAGATGCTGTTACCGCTTTTGAAATGGCAGAGGCAAATCTTGCTGATGCTAAAAAATCTGAAAAATTTGTTCTTTCGGCAATTGCACAATTTAATATCAACCAAAAAAACTATGAGAAGGCAGCAAACATACTTGAGCGGACTGTCAGATCATTAAAAAATGAAAAGCCAGCTAGGGCCTATTTTTATTATGTACTTGGTCAAGTTCTTGAAAAAAATGAAAAATACGCTGAGGCTACCAATGCCTTTAAACAGGTACAAGGATTGGGTATTACTTATGAGCTTGAACTTGCCGCTAAGATTAATGCTTTCAAATTAACCAACCTCTCTGAAGGCGGCAACACTGATGATTTAGTTAGAAAGCTGAACGATTTACTTAAGGATGACAAGAATGCTGATTACAAAGATCAAATCTACTTCGTTTTAGGAGCAATTGCGCAACGTAAAAATCAGATAGATTCTGCGGTTACCTTGTTCAGTAAATCAGCAACCAATAGCGATAAAAATTTGAATCAAAAAGCACTGTCCTATTCACAAATAGCCAATATCTATTTTAATAAAAAAGATTATGATAAAGCTCGTTTGTACTACGACAGTACCCGAACCTTTGTTCAGCGTGACTTACCTGATTATGACAAAATCATCCAGCGCAGTACCAAATTGAATGAACTGATTGCAGATATAAGAACTATAGATCGTGAGGACAGCTTACAGCGAGTGGCGTCTATGCCTGAAGCCGAGCGTAATAAAATAATTGATCAGCAGGTTACTAAAATTCAAAATCGAATTCGTGAAAGCAAGTTACAAGAAAATCAATTCTCAACTTATTATAATACACAAGCCATTAATCGCTTTGATAACACTGAAGGAACAGGTTCTACTTGGTATTTTTATAACCACAACGCCATTGCTGCCGGTTACAATGAATTTATAAGAAGATGGGGTAACAGGCAATTGGAAGATAATTGGCGCATTAGCAGTTCCCAGACCTTTGCCAACAATAAGCTGTTCGATAACGACCCTGCTTTCGATTTAGAGAAAATGGATCCGGCTCAACCTGAAAAAATCAAATCCAGGCTGCTTGGAACCCTGCCACTTACCCCTGCCAAACTAGACTCTTCAAACTTATTGAAACAACAGGCGGCCTTAAAACTTGCAGCCATTTACGATAACGACCTAGAGGAGTATAACAATGCCATCAAATATTACGAATTGGCAGTTAATAATCCTATGGAGTTAAGAAACACTGATGAAGTGCTTTATAACTTGCATCGCTTGTATGGTTTAAATGGAAATAATATAAAAGCTGACGCGATTAAAAATCGCTTGATAAATGAATATCCGGCCTCATCATATACCGCAGCCTTGCGAAATCCGGGAGCAACTTTAGCCCATACCGCCACCCAGAAGCAAGCTGAGGAACTTTATGAAACAGCTTATACCGATTTTCAAAACCATGAATACGAAAAGGTTATTGAGGCGCATAAGAAATTTCAAGGAGCAGAGGCCAACAGTTCATTAAAATCCCAATTTGCCTTGTTAGCTACTATGGCTGTTGGTCACACACAAAAACCTCAACAATTTGAAGCTGAATTACGAAAGGTTGAAGCAGCATTCCCCAATGAAAATGCAGGAAAGCAAGCAGGTATGTTCATTGCTTCAATTGAGAAAAACCGTACTGAATTTGAGACCAGAACACTCGCCTTAGAAGGCACTTCTTATGCAACTACAACAAATGCAGCAATTATTTCAAAACGTTTTGAAGAAGAGAAGCGCAATGAAGAGGAACAACGCAAGCGTGAAGAAGAATTGGCCGAGGCAAAAAGTTATTTCAAGAAAGCTACTCCTGAGGCTAAATATGTATTGGTTGTATCAGTGAACAATGCCAATGCCAACCTAAACCGTATCCGTTTAGGAATTGGGCAGTTTAACCGTTCACTTTTTGCCGATAAAAACTATTTGCACAGTAGTAAAACCATAAATAATGAAACACAGTTAATTTCGGTGAGTCAATTTAATGATCTTGAAACAGCGAAAGGTTATTTTCGAAAATTTATGGACTATAGATCAGATGTAGTAGGTCTACCAGATGACAAATACAACGTTTTCATCATAACAACTGATAACTTTGCAAGACTGATTAATCAACAAACTGTAGAAGATTACAGAAACTACTTTAGAATTAACTTTTAATATTTATAATGACCAAATCTCAGTTAAGCAAAGACGACTTACGCAGGTATATTAAAAATTTTTGGCTGCTTGTTTTGGGCGGCGTCGGTTTATTAGCACTTTTTATCTTATCCATTGCACTTGGTTTGTTCGGCAGGCTACCCTCATTCAGAGACCTTGAAAATCCTAAAAGCAACATTGCCTCAGAAGTAATTTCTGGAGATGGTAAAACAATTGGCACCTATTACCTTGAAAATCGCTCATTTGTAAAATACAGTGAACTCTCACCCAATATCGTAAATGCACTTGTCGCTACTGAAGATACCCGTTTTTATGAGCATTCAGGTATTGATTTCAGTCGCACATTTACCATCGTTTTTTATAATTTGATAGGAAAACGCCAAGGTGCAAGTACTATTACCCAACAGCTGGCTAAAAAATTATTTGGTCGTCAAAAAACTAATATCATAATAACCAAGGTTAAAGAATGGGTTACGGCAGTTAAACTTGAGCGCAATTATACCAAGCAAGAGATCTTAGCAATGTACCTAAACACTGTTGATTTCGGCAGTAATGCCTACGGTATAAAAACCGCTTCGCGTACCTTTTTCAATACCACCCCTGATAAACTTTCGGTAGAACAAGCCGCATTGCTTATCGGAATCCTAAAAGGCCCTTCTTACTACTCT
Above is a window of Solitalea lacus DNA encoding:
- a CDS encoding murein hydrolase activator EnvC family protein, which translates into the protein MQKRRKLLEQLKIKYKLVVLNDDTFEEQISLTLNLLNVFVAVGLSAILLIILSTLLVVFTPLKEYIPGYADVSLKKNVTEAAIRADSLEHLFRANEVYLSNIKNVINGKVDNRVADSVTHLSKSIVDLDKKYPAEVEELRNQFEEEEKKYSVAKNKRSLADLDLTAPVQGEIAIKYDLLANKPFQVIETADKAPVKSICDGLVLFSGLTVDAGYVIVVQHDANVVSVYKQCSGTTKKSGNYVKTGETIAVTGKKDKSANGSLLAFELWSNGVSVDPNEYFKF
- a CDS encoding transposase, yielding MKTIHKTYRFALLPTKEQEVLLNKHFGCVRFVFNHFFNERIEQYKERKKSDNYHKQAGSLTLLKKQEETEWLKAVNSQTLQTALRSLDTAFVNFFRGNAKFPRFKSKRKKNSFTVPQFVEVEHGKLVFPKFKEGIQIIEHRELRGQVKHCTVSKTPTGNYFASILCEVQHTQIQPTKKQVGIDLGIKDVAVTSDGTRFKNNYHLKRYERQLAKAQKHLSRKVKGSNSRNRQRLKVAAIHEKIANARLDLLHKVSTQITNEYDIICLEDLNVKGMMTNHKLAKHIADASWGTFVKLLAYKASWNDKRIVKINRFYPSSKTCNECGYIHQDLTLSERIWTCPNGHTLDRDINASKNILEEGLRIIGAELSDNTGRALNKTSEKKHKALKSEAHLSLANG
- a CDS encoding tetratricopeptide repeat protein, with the protein product MLLAAGACKMRDPLGNRIGVVKGTYHNTTAKFNAYFNAKEIFRKDVTNFENSYSFSYSNILPLLKLPDESAAASMATNMDQVIEKCSKVIANHKASKWTDDAYLMVGKSYFYKGDFFNAAQTFQYIYNTFPNRDLKVEALAWVGLSKMQDKLTADAVTAFEMAEANLADAKKSEKFVLSAIAQFNINQKNYEKAANILERTVRSLKNEKPARAYFYYVLGQVLEKNEKYAEATNAFKQVQGLGITYELELAAKINAFKLTNLSEGGNTDDLVRKLNDLLKDDKNADYKDQIYFVLGAIAQRKNQIDSAVTLFSKSATNSDKNLNQKALSYSQIANIYFNKKDYDKARLYYDSTRTFVQRDLPDYDKIIQRSTKLNELIADIRTIDREDSLQRVASMPEAERNKIIDQQVTKIQNRIRESKLQENQFSTYYNTQAINRFDNTEGTGSTWYFYNHNAIAAGYNEFIRRWGNRQLEDNWRISSSQTFANNKLFDNDPAFDLEKMDPAQPEKIKSRLLGTLPLTPAKLDSSNLLKQQAALKLAAIYDNDLEEYNNAIKYYELAVNNPMELRNTDEVLYNLHRLYGLNGNNIKADAIKNRLINEYPASSYTAALRNPGATLAHTATQKQAEELYETAYTDFQNHEYEKVIEAHKKFQGAEANSSLKSQFALLATMAVGHTQKPQQFEAELRKVEAAFPNENAGKQAGMFIASIEKNRTEFETRTLALEGTSYATTTNAAIISKRFEEEKRNEEEQRKREEELAEAKSYFKKATPEAKYVLVVSVNNANANLNRIRLGIGQFNRSLFADKNYLHSSKTINNETQLISVSQFNDLETAKGYFRKFMDYRSDVVGLPDDKYNVFIITTDNFARLINQQTVEDYRNYFRINF